From the Glycine max cultivar Williams 82 chromosome 11, Glycine_max_v4.0, whole genome shotgun sequence genome, the window TAAATTAAGCAGCTATAATTGGCTGGTTGTTGTTCTGAATGTTGGAGGTGAAAGTTCATGTCACACTCCAAATATACTTCAGATTGAAAACTTAGAGGAGTTGCCATTGACCATATGCCACTTAAATAAAAGATCAATTGGAACCAATGCTGTGACTGTGGGTTATACAATGAAGCCTTCTCGTGTCGAAGATTTTGCAAAGAGGGGTGCATTTCCTTTGTGTCCTACTCAAAATGGGTTGATGTTTGTTCCTCTCACATCCAAGCTTCCATTATCATCTCAGTTAAAGGATGTTGACATAGTTCTTCACAAAGCCACCGATGAAATATTATCTGTTGAAgataataaaattacttttacacAGAACATGCAAGCATTGCAAAGATACTTGGATCAGCACCAGGATTTCTGTGTTATTGATCCACTGAGTAATGTTTATCCTTTATTGGACAGGCTAGAAATTCAACAATTTCTACTTGGCTTGGTGGAACTGAACACTGAAGGGAAATATTTGATCAGAGGGGCCCATTTTCTTAAGGTTGATAACTttgatgaatttgattttgCAACTGGACTAGCTGAAGCTAGATTGTCTCTTCCATGTATAGTGAAACCTAAGGTTGCTTGTGGTGTCAGTGATGCACACAAGATGGCAATTGTTTTCAGAGTCGatgattttaagaatttaagTGTTCCTCTTCCAAATGTTATTCAGGAATATGTGGATCACTCATCCACTTTGTACAAATTTTATGTCTTGGGTGAAAAGATTTTCCATGCTGTCAAGAAGTCAATACCAAATGCTGATATTTTGAGGAAATCATCTGATGGTGATGAGCTCAAACCTCTACTGTTTGATAGCTTGAAATCTATGCCGACCGCTGACAGTATCACAAGTAATGTGTCCATTGACCTTAAGCTGGTTACAGATGCTGCAAATTGGCTTAGGAGAAGGCTTCAGCTTACCATCTTTGGTTTTGATGTTGTAATTCAGGAAGGTACTCATGACCATGTTATTGTGGATGTAAACTATCTCCCATCATTTAAGGAAGTGCCTGATGACATCTCTATTCCTGCCTTTTGGGATGCCATTAGAAATAAGTTTGACTCTAGGGTGCCTAAATAAGCATTTGTTTGAACTTTGTGACTATTTGACATGGAATAATGCCAATGATTGCATCAAACCGGTTTGAAATACTTAACCCTCGTTATTAATGCAATTTAGTGTgatgtttcttcttctatttgATGTTATATTACTTTGCGAGAAATTTAGGTATGATTATAGGGTACTTAACTGATAACGTGCTAAATTCTGTGGGTTATATTGAAAATGCTTAATTGCACCTTTGGTTTTCTTGTTGGATTGCAAATtttgtttctctatttttttttttttcttgggtcGTGCTAACCTAGTGCTCTTAGGATATTGGATAAGAAGTTAaacggaaaaaaatatttattttgaaaatcataaaagagTAATGAATAGCATAATTTTGTGCATTCCAATAAAAACCTGTTTTGTTTCAGTTCTTTAACTAATATCCGAAAGACCCCGGTTAGTatttaccttttttcttttaatttattcataaacTTAACCTTCAATATTTATCGAAAATGCCAATATGACAGTGCTATAGTGTCAAAATAGCATGAATGTATTGACGTGACCACTTTAAGATGTCATCTTAGTATTTCTGTTAAATATTGGATATTAAGTTGCTAAATAAATCAAAGTTACACAATTATGGAGGGACAAAAGTCGTGAAACTCAGAAAGTAAATAGATTAAAAGTGTAATCAAGCCAATTAAAAGCAATACTTATCTCTAGAAAATATCTTCCAAATTTGACTACAAATGGGGCGAAAAATTGAAGCAACATTTGCACCTTCTGATCTGCGAGCACTACTAGTGTATAAATGTATGGACATGCCTTTATCAATATATAGGCTACAGATTTTAGGGCAATATATTACATTGCTTCAGAAGCACCTAACATATAAATAATGGTTTGGTTCTGCATAAATGACTATCTAGAAGGACTGCTATAAACTAGTGACTGTTGAGGAGCTGCTGATTCTTCATGAATTTCCCCTTGTTCCACTGGACTGAAACTCACCCGTTtctgaaacaaaaaattttataaagaaCATTAGCTTAATTCCCTGAAGAGTTACATATTAACTAGTACAATTAATATATGTGAATTGAGATACAATATTGCAATTTGAACTAGCCATTTACTAGGAAACTACAAATATCATAGGCTAATTATAACCGACATTAAAATATTCTACTCTTGTTAGCCAACTTTTTCAAAGACATTCAGTAATGCTCCAACAACACGTTTTATGAAGGTGCTACAACTAGTAAACGAGGAATAACAATTATATTGAGTCCTCATTCTTCATTTTCTCGGCATAGTTGCTGACATACCGACAATGTTGACTTTTTGGCAAGGTCACTGTTACCTCATGCATTGTGGCAGACAAGTATGCAAAAGGGGCTGCCAAGTGTTTAAATCCAAAGTTCAACC encodes:
- the LOC100810742 gene encoding inositol 1,3,4-trisphosphate 5/6-kinase 4 translates to MGVVRGVILDESVLLAESDDDKTVSLLRPGAESLIQTLVLSRTHSGIAHGVGLPDDKVSVLKKFASLNSLDCFILNDHVSEVMAGWSNADDGSVIIYLISNKKEFLPKLSSYNWLVVVLNVGGESSCHTPNILQIENLEELPLTICHLNKRSIGTNAVTVGYTMKPSRVEDFAKRGAFPLCPTQNGLMFVPLTSKLPLSSQLKDVDIVLHKATDEILSVEDNKITFTQNMQALQRYLDQHQDFCVIDPLSNVYPLLDRLEIQQFLLGLVELNTEGKYLIRGAHFLKVDNFDEFDFATGLAEARLSLPCIVKPKVACGVSDAHKMAIVFRVDDFKNLSVPLPNVIQEYVDHSSTLYKFYVLGEKIFHAVKKSIPNADILRKSSDGDELKPLLFDSLKSMPTADSITSNVSIDLKLVTDAANWLRRRLQLTIFGFDVVIQEGTHDHVIVDVNYLPSFKEVPDDISIPAFWDAIRNKFDSRVPK